From a region of the Mycobacterium intracellulare ATCC 13950 genome:
- a CDS encoding flavin-containing monooxygenase: MSTGVPFTTESAGWTGPDHDGVDELRANLRQADPGVLVAVLAQLTGDPTVAERFAPKITHVPDPPEQAGVTDPETAAQLIDEIVTALREPRRADAVPADDLDLFARVAPIALGGTIDPEYLGLLLEQGGFQPSQPVLPRTAKLPADFRVVIIGAGIAGITAALACADAGIDYQIIERNDEVGGTWYTTTYPGIGVDTPSAYYSLSRDINGDWSSYYPQGAEYQAYLVSVANKNDLRRNTRFGTEVKALWWDEGRRQWQIHAVGPDGTRDVSYANAVIPAAGYLNRPRWPELPGRETFSGISLHSARWDPNLDLTGKRVAIIGAGCTAVQIVDACVDQVAHMTVFQRQPHWVAPRRRPSDDVPAYRRWLGTRLPYYANWIRLKSYWGTSDNNYPVILHDEQWAAEHLSISPANDVLLQICLDYIDRVFGAGSELARKVTPDFAPYGKRIIRDPGGYYAALAREHVDVEASEPARVNEAGIVTADGRQIDLDVIVYATGYYLDFLSTVDIRGRDGKKLAEEWGDSPRAYRGGMVPGFPNLFISSAPNYSPGHGAGHNFGVEVMVHYVMECLQLMALRKATTLEVTQRAYEDYVARLDATMTGTVWRHTPSAHTYYRSGDRIVIAFPYRLVDFWRDHRAPAEEDLELR, from the coding sequence ATGAGCACTGGTGTCCCTTTCACGACCGAAAGCGCCGGGTGGACGGGTCCGGATCACGACGGCGTCGACGAACTGCGCGCCAACCTGCGCCAGGCCGATCCTGGCGTTCTGGTCGCCGTGCTGGCGCAGCTGACCGGGGACCCGACCGTCGCCGAGCGGTTCGCACCGAAAATCACCCATGTGCCCGACCCGCCGGAGCAGGCGGGCGTCACCGATCCGGAAACGGCCGCGCAGCTCATCGACGAGATCGTCACGGCGCTGCGGGAGCCGCGCCGGGCGGACGCGGTGCCGGCCGACGACCTCGACCTGTTCGCCCGCGTCGCCCCCATCGCGCTCGGCGGAACGATCGACCCCGAGTACCTCGGACTGCTCCTCGAACAGGGTGGTTTCCAGCCCTCACAACCGGTACTGCCGCGCACCGCAAAGCTTCCCGCTGACTTCCGGGTGGTCATCATCGGCGCGGGCATCGCCGGCATCACCGCCGCGCTCGCGTGCGCGGACGCCGGTATCGACTATCAAATCATCGAGCGCAACGACGAGGTCGGCGGCACCTGGTACACCACCACCTATCCCGGCATCGGGGTGGACACGCCCTCGGCCTACTACTCGCTCTCGCGAGACATCAACGGCGACTGGTCGAGTTATTACCCGCAGGGTGCCGAGTATCAGGCCTACCTGGTGTCGGTGGCGAACAAGAACGACCTCCGCAGGAACACCCGGTTCGGTACCGAGGTGAAAGCGTTGTGGTGGGACGAGGGCCGCCGGCAGTGGCAGATCCACGCGGTCGGGCCGGACGGAACCCGCGACGTCAGTTACGCGAACGCGGTGATCCCGGCCGCCGGGTACCTCAACCGGCCGCGGTGGCCGGAACTCCCGGGCCGCGAGACGTTTTCCGGAATTTCTCTCCATTCCGCGCGGTGGGATCCGAACCTGGATCTCACGGGGAAGAGGGTCGCGATCATCGGTGCCGGGTGCACCGCGGTCCAGATCGTCGACGCGTGCGTGGACCAGGTCGCGCACATGACGGTGTTTCAACGCCAGCCGCACTGGGTCGCGCCGCGGCGCCGGCCGTCCGACGATGTGCCCGCCTATCGGCGGTGGCTGGGCACCCGGTTGCCCTACTACGCCAATTGGATTCGGCTCAAGTCATATTGGGGGACATCGGACAACAACTATCCGGTGATCCTGCATGACGAGCAGTGGGCGGCCGAGCATCTGTCGATCTCGCCGGCCAACGACGTGCTGTTGCAGATCTGCCTCGATTACATCGATCGCGTGTTCGGTGCGGGCAGCGAGCTCGCCCGCAAGGTCACGCCCGACTTTGCGCCCTACGGCAAGCGGATCATCCGCGATCCCGGCGGCTATTACGCGGCGCTGGCCCGCGAGCACGTGGACGTCGAGGCCAGTGAGCCCGCGCGGGTCAACGAGGCCGGCATCGTGACCGCCGACGGCAGGCAGATCGACCTCGACGTCATCGTCTACGCGACCGGCTATTACCTGGATTTCCTTTCCACGGTGGATATTCGGGGTCGCGACGGCAAGAAGTTGGCCGAGGAATGGGGCGACTCGCCGCGGGCCTACCGCGGCGGGATGGTGCCGGGATTCCCGAACCTGTTCATCTCCTCGGCCCCAAACTACAGTCCGGGTCACGGCGCGGGGCACAACTTCGGTGTCGAAGTGATGGTGCACTACGTGATGGAATGCCTGCAGTTGATGGCGCTGCGCAAGGCCACCACCTTGGAGGTGACGCAGCGCGCCTACGAGGACTACGTCGCCCGCCTCGATGCGACCATGACCGGCACCGTATGGCGCCACACGCCGTCGGCCCACACCTACTACCGTTCCGGCGACCGGATCGTCATCGCCTTCCCGTAC
- a CDS encoding acyl-CoA synthetase, translating into MTGMQSDDLDAMIERARSHGLGDIPRRSARRHPHKIAIIDDGVVLTFAEFDDLVNRAAAALHDSGFRPGSRLGLLSRNCWQYAVLAFATARAGVVLVPINFMLTAEEIAYILGHSRVGGLVVEADLTPTAEEAIRRGGVVRAKVALVPRGHQGVPGWADFSQWLTTDAPAPSPHIDDDQPVRLMYTSGTESRPKAAIHTSRSLMWQYVSTIVAGEMSPDDVEIHSLPLYHCAQLDNFLATDIYLGATSIILPRPEPETVLRTIERYRVTNYFAPPTVWISLLRSPVFDQVDLSSLRKGYYGASAMPVEILREIRERLPNLRLWNFYGQTEMAPLASALGPDEQDAHGGAAGRPVLNVETAILDDADNPVTAGVVGEIAHRSPHLTPGYLNDPERTAAAFTSGWFHSGDLGYFDEHGLLHVVDRKKDMIKTGGENVASREVEEVIYRHNGVEEVAVFGLPHPVWVETVVAAVVARDGTVLTEEDLVSHCRERLAGFKTPKRVFFVDELPKNPSGKLLKRVLRERFSLDQHALS; encoded by the coding sequence GTGACCGGCATGCAGTCCGATGACCTCGACGCCATGATCGAACGGGCGCGTAGCCACGGGCTCGGCGATATCCCCCGGCGATCGGCCCGCCGGCACCCGCACAAGATCGCGATCATCGACGACGGTGTCGTGCTGACGTTTGCCGAATTCGATGACCTGGTGAACCGGGCGGCGGCGGCGTTGCACGACAGCGGGTTTCGGCCGGGCAGCCGATTAGGACTCTTGTCACGCAACTGCTGGCAGTACGCCGTGCTGGCGTTCGCGACGGCGCGTGCGGGAGTGGTCCTGGTCCCGATCAACTTCATGCTGACCGCCGAGGAGATCGCCTACATCCTCGGCCACAGTCGGGTCGGCGGCCTGGTCGTCGAGGCGGATCTGACACCGACCGCCGAGGAGGCGATTCGGCGAGGTGGGGTGGTCAGGGCCAAGGTCGCCCTGGTGCCGAGGGGCCACCAGGGCGTGCCAGGTTGGGCGGATTTCAGCCAGTGGCTGACCACCGACGCGCCGGCCCCGAGCCCGCACATCGACGACGACCAACCCGTGCGGCTGATGTACACCAGCGGGACCGAATCCCGGCCCAAGGCCGCCATTCACACCAGCCGCAGCCTGATGTGGCAGTACGTGAGCACGATCGTCGCGGGCGAGATGTCGCCCGACGACGTCGAGATCCACTCGCTGCCGCTGTATCACTGCGCGCAGCTGGACAACTTCCTGGCCACCGATATTTACCTGGGCGCGACCAGCATCATCCTGCCGCGGCCCGAGCCCGAAACCGTGCTGCGCACCATCGAGCGCTACCGGGTCACCAACTATTTCGCTCCCCCGACGGTCTGGATCTCGCTGCTGCGCTCACCGGTGTTCGATCAGGTGGACCTGTCCAGCCTGCGCAAGGGCTACTACGGCGCCTCGGCCATGCCGGTGGAGATCCTGCGCGAGATCCGCGAGCGGCTGCCCAACCTGCGGCTGTGGAACTTCTACGGCCAGACCGAGATGGCGCCGCTGGCCTCCGCGCTGGGACCCGACGAACAGGACGCGCACGGCGGAGCGGCCGGACGGCCGGTGCTCAACGTGGAAACGGCCATCCTCGACGACGCGGACAACCCGGTCACCGCCGGCGTGGTCGGCGAGATCGCCCACCGTAGCCCGCATTTGACGCCGGGCTACCTGAATGACCCGGAACGCACGGCGGCGGCTTTCACGAGCGGCTGGTTCCACTCCGGTGACCTCGGCTACTTCGACGAACACGGGCTGCTGCACGTCGTCGACCGCAAGAAGGACATGATCAAGACCGGCGGCGAGAACGTGGCCAGCCGGGAGGTCGAGGAAGTCATCTACCGGCACAACGGTGTTGAGGAAGTCGCGGTGTTCGGACTCCCGCACCCGGTGTGGGTGGAGACGGTGGTGGCCGCCGTTGTCGCGCGCGACGGCACCGTTCTCACCGAAGAGGACCTGGTCTCGCACTGCCGGGAGCGCTTGGCCGGATTCAAGACGCCCAAACGGGTCTTCTTCGTCGACGAGCTGCCGAAGAACCCCAGCGGGAAGCTGCTCAAACGCGTACTGCGGGAGCGTTTCAGTCTCGATCAGCACGCCCTCAGTTGA
- a CDS encoding acyl-CoA dehydrogenase family protein translates to MALPRLVPPASADAAIAQELRNEVRDFLADQLAAGAFTPSVDAWLTGWDESFTGALAARGWLGMTVPTEYGGHGRSFLERFVVTEELLAAGAPVAAHWIADRQIVPSLLKYGTEHQKSEFLPRIVRGECFFGIGMSEPDSGSDLASVHTRAARVDGGWSLTGTKVWTSGAHLAHAFIALARTAPVDPANRHAGLSQFIVDLRGPGVEIRPIVSMNGAHHFNEVILESAFVPDAMVFGEIGNGWQQVTSELAFERSGPERFLSTFVLLAACADRMASNATPRDPDLGRLVARIAGLHQMSTAVAGALERHEPADLPAAVVKVLGTTTEGDIAEFADLQEAPDSAFSDLVCAAVDQRPGFTLRGGTNEVLRGVLARGLGIR, encoded by the coding sequence ATGGCACTCCCCCGTCTGGTCCCGCCGGCCAGTGCCGACGCCGCGATCGCCCAGGAGTTGCGCAACGAGGTGCGCGATTTTCTAGCCGATCAATTGGCCGCGGGCGCGTTCACCCCTTCGGTCGACGCCTGGCTGACGGGCTGGGACGAAAGTTTCACCGGCGCCCTCGCGGCCCGCGGGTGGCTGGGCATGACCGTGCCGACCGAATACGGCGGGCACGGGCGCTCATTCCTGGAACGGTTCGTCGTCACCGAGGAACTCCTGGCCGCCGGCGCACCCGTGGCCGCGCACTGGATCGCCGATCGCCAGATCGTGCCCTCGCTACTCAAATACGGTACAGAGCACCAGAAGTCGGAGTTCCTGCCCCGGATCGTGCGCGGCGAATGCTTTTTCGGCATCGGGATGAGCGAGCCGGACTCCGGTTCCGATCTGGCCAGCGTGCACACCCGCGCCGCCCGCGTCGACGGCGGCTGGTCGCTGACCGGCACCAAAGTGTGGACGTCGGGCGCCCACCTCGCGCACGCGTTCATCGCGCTCGCACGCACCGCACCGGTGGACCCGGCGAACCGGCACGCCGGGCTGAGCCAGTTCATCGTCGACCTGCGGGGCCCCGGCGTCGAGATCCGGCCGATCGTGTCGATGAACGGCGCCCACCATTTCAACGAGGTGATCCTGGAATCGGCCTTCGTCCCCGACGCCATGGTCTTCGGTGAGATCGGCAACGGCTGGCAACAGGTGACCTCCGAGCTCGCCTTCGAACGCAGCGGGCCCGAGCGGTTCCTGTCGACGTTCGTGCTGTTGGCGGCCTGCGCCGATCGCATGGCGTCAAACGCCACCCCGCGCGACCCCGATCTGGGGCGCCTGGTGGCGCGCATCGCCGGCCTACATCAGATGTCCACCGCGGTGGCGGGCGCACTGGAACGGCACGAACCCGCGGACCTGCCCGCCGCGGTCGTCAAGGTGCTGGGCACCACCACCGAAGGCGACATCGCGGAATTCGCCGACCTGCAGGAGGCCCCCGACTCGGCCTTCTCGGACCTGGTGTGCGCGGCCGTCGATCAGCGGCCCGGCTTCACACTGCGCGGCGGCACCAACGAGGTGTTGCGCGGTGTGCTCGCGCGCGGGTTGGGCATCCGATGA
- a CDS encoding acyl-CoA dehydrogenase family protein, producing the protein MSAGPSVDGALVEMMDAVFSDYRDKHPPAATIERDPALWRRLDELGLVRLTGAEQHGGSGATWYEAAELVTAAAGHGVRIPLAEHDLLACWLLEASEMPSDDAVRTVCVLDKQGTATAVPWATSADRIVVVWRAEGGHRVADVAAEQLTITPGSNLIGEPRDTVTAEPADLQGIPVTAALLTQLRLKAALVRSIQVSAALDRILQLCVDHAAARVQFGRPLAKFQAVQNLISDIAAEAALARAATEAALHAGVIGQWSAPHLEFLVAVARSCGGHAASVVVRNAHQVHGAIGTTREHRLHEFTRAALAWRSEFGSVRYWDERLTDAAMHASAGALWELITG; encoded by the coding sequence ATGAGCGCCGGGCCCTCCGTTGACGGCGCCCTCGTCGAGATGATGGACGCGGTGTTCTCCGATTACCGCGACAAGCACCCGCCCGCGGCGACGATCGAGCGCGACCCCGCGCTGTGGCGGCGCCTCGACGAACTCGGCCTCGTTCGCCTGACCGGTGCCGAACAGCACGGCGGTAGCGGGGCAACCTGGTACGAAGCCGCCGAACTGGTGACCGCGGCCGCCGGCCACGGGGTTCGAATCCCGTTGGCCGAGCACGACTTATTGGCCTGCTGGCTGCTGGAGGCCAGCGAAATGCCCTCGGACGACGCGGTTCGGACCGTGTGCGTGCTCGACAAGCAGGGAACCGCAACGGCGGTGCCCTGGGCCACTTCCGCCGACCGGATCGTGGTCGTGTGGCGCGCCGAGGGCGGACACCGGGTTGCCGACGTCGCCGCCGAGCAGCTCACGATCACCCCGGGCAGCAACCTGATCGGCGAGCCACGCGACACGGTGACCGCCGAGCCGGCGGACCTGCAAGGGATCCCGGTCACCGCGGCGCTGCTCACCCAGCTCCGGCTGAAAGCCGCGCTGGTGCGATCCATCCAAGTGAGCGCCGCCCTGGATCGGATCCTGCAGCTGTGCGTCGACCACGCGGCCGCGCGGGTCCAGTTCGGTCGCCCCCTGGCCAAGTTCCAGGCCGTACAGAACCTGATCTCCGATATCGCCGCCGAGGCCGCGCTCGCCCGCGCGGCGACCGAGGCCGCACTGCACGCCGGGGTCATCGGTCAATGGTCGGCGCCGCACCTGGAATTCCTTGTGGCCGTGGCGCGTTCGTGCGGCGGCCACGCCGCCTCGGTGGTGGTGCGCAACGCCCACCAAGTGCACGGCGCGATCGGCACCACCCGGGAGCACCGGTTGCACGAGTTCACCCGCGCGGCGCTCGCGTGGCGCTCGGAGTTCGGCTCCGTGCGGTATTGGGACGAACGGCTCACCGACGCGGCGATGCACGCGAGCGCCGGAGCCCTGTGGGAGCTGATCACCGGCTGA
- a CDS encoding nuclear transport factor 2 family protein, which produces MSTDITLPELQEFIASFWYHYDEAHYDELRRSYAEDVRYLTRSDSGASPFEELMSPELTGRDAVMEWLSEHRKQSPYPLRHHATNVHRTGADDGVTRARFYIFVNQIANFVPFAVSSGVVNVGVRRRGAGPLGLEFTEMDVILDATNSVLLSDLHAESGAGA; this is translated from the coding sequence ATGAGCACCGACATCACGCTGCCGGAATTACAGGAGTTCATCGCGTCCTTCTGGTACCACTACGACGAGGCCCACTACGACGAGCTGCGGCGCAGCTACGCCGAGGATGTCCGCTACCTGACCCGAAGCGATTCCGGTGCAAGCCCATTCGAAGAGCTGATGTCACCGGAGCTCACCGGTCGTGACGCGGTGATGGAATGGCTGTCCGAGCACCGCAAGCAAAGCCCCTACCCGTTGCGCCACCACGCCACCAACGTGCACCGCACCGGCGCTGACGACGGGGTCACCCGCGCGCGCTTCTATATCTTCGTCAACCAGATCGCCAACTTCGTGCCGTTCGCGGTGTCCAGCGGGGTGGTCAACGTGGGCGTCCGGCGCCGCGGCGCGGGCCCACTAGGCCTGGAGTTCACCGAGATGGACGTGATCCTCGACGCCACCAACTCGGTCCTGCTCTCGGACCTGCACGCCGAAAGCGGCGCCGGCGCATAG